In the Quercus lobata isolate SW786 chromosome 5, ValleyOak3.0 Primary Assembly, whole genome shotgun sequence genome, one interval contains:
- the LOC115990346 gene encoding uncharacterized protein LOC115990346 — translation MGLKKRKEWVRPLLEESLLSFTYMVAMNLIVWNCRGTLKPNFQDYVHDLVRQLDPAIFVVMETHIGGARARDITDRLPFDGAIHTETIGRVGGLWLLWNSDKVDVSFLASLEQEIQSTVKVLSSNFNWMFFAVYASPRSAERRILWNNLSNVADLHKMPWVITGDFNKPLTSADKFGGRVVSVNQALAFKDCLDKCNMVDLGFSGPRFTWTIGREIQDLIQERIDRFFVNLDWYLIYPDARVTHLTKCHSDHCPVLLETMPQRRIHLDRPFKFQRLWLSNLSFPKVVSQAWR, via the coding sequence ATGGgtttgaagaagaggaaggagtgGGTCCGCCCCCTTCTTGAGGAGTCTCTGTTGTCTTTCACCTATATGGTAGCCATGAATTTAATTGTATGGAACTGTAGGGGCACCTTGAAGCCTAATTTTCAAGACTATGTTCACGATCTTGTTCGACAACTTGATCCAGCTATTTTTGTGGTTATGGAAACCCATATTGGAGGTGCTAGAGCCCGGGATATCACAGACAGATTACCGTTTGATGGTGCTATACATACTGAGACTATTGGTCGAGTGGGGGGATTGTGGTTATTGTGGAATTCTGACAAAGTTGATGTGTCCTTTCTGGCTAGCTTGGAGCAAGAAATTCAATCCACAGTTAAGGTACTCTCCTCTAACTTTAATTGGATGTTCTTTGCTGTGTATGCTAGTCCTAGAAGTGCTGAAAGACGTATATTGTGGAATAATCTCTCTAACGTAGCTGATCTTCATAAAATGCCTTGGGTCATTACAGGAGATTTTAACAAGCCTCTTACTAGTGCGGATAAGTTTGGTGGTAGAGTGGTTAGCGTAAATCAAGCTCTGGCATTCAAGGATTGTTTAGATAAATGCAACATGGTGGATTTAGGATTCTCTGGTCCGAGATTTACATGGACTATTGGCCGGGAAATTCAGGACCTTATTCAGGAAAGGATTgatagattttttgttaatctGGACTGGTATCTTATCTACCCGGATGCTAGAGTAACGCACCTCACCAAATGTCACTCTGATCATTGCCCAGTGCTCTTGGAAACAATGCCTCAAAGGAGGATACACCTTGACCGCCCCTTCAAATTTCAGAGATTATGGCTTTCAAATTTATCCTTTCCAAAGGTTGTGTCTCAGGCCTGGAGATAG
- the LOC115990347 gene encoding uncharacterized protein LOC115990347, translating to MSSAQSLKNIDINVYFGGHLYNPEGIDGFPFRGEGIECYYMMLRRKLKTLTDLKRKIMDELKLNPAWYDIKIIYRCPQEVLHERINYGYMAIKEDKHVKMMFNRIQKMPQVNAAELYVSLEASVDNSTEVVQETSTALQFTTLDDGCTTMGGYAMGGYTLSSQDYVANTGGTLYSQETHLEEEDEDEDEDHAANDGENNDDMDQYEERIERGDFENDVDEHEVVPNFEEENMEYHNEGDADDDDIGVQHDTDTTTGYRPPADSFYANTWENMVDPSRLQIPYLCTWQDGMHFCKGLTFANKAAVKRALIIYAAKDNRNFSIQRSSTTELCAACIDDNCKWYVGAYMKPKFNGLWMVTSYVGPHSCIPFGLRRDGRMMDSNFVASEIVGRLRKKHTATVDELWEIIRTKYDHELSYYKVWDAKQKAIAKIFGDWEESYQRLRKLLAYLDQDSGTQYSYHTIPKPLEGTTLLRYVYWAFAPCIAAFQYCRPVISIDGTHLYGKYKGVLMIAMATDANQKVLPIAFAVVDKESGASWGWFLECLRTSIERVIENKDICIISDRHKGIKCAIREWPRGQGGRERVYHRYCLRHVASNFNTHFNNPTLKALALKAGYATCDAKFVSIMQTIKEAEINLLRGVDPTDRRIIRYMPYTYLMSEDVDKWTQSHDGGRRYGAMTTNISECFNGVLKGARGLPIAAMVEFTYFKLVAYFHDRHKQITSDLSRGKVWSDYAMEIYSKNEQKIAGHTLRNYNHAEGIYQVVTPYNDHRAGGGNHSHDVRVFDRTCGCGKWQNLKIPCSHAIKVLKSLHLDAPSYIDPCYSLNNAILTYSHNFVVPKSESLWTDVRGPRWVPDPRLLRAKGRPTMSRIRNEMDGVRRERGSRREDPELREIQPRQRCGVCHQEGHNRRCCPNSHGASTSGSAMN from the exons ATGTCAA GTGCACAATCTTTGAAGAATATTGACATAAATGTATACTTCGGTGGACACCTTTACAATCCTGAAGGGATTGACGGATTCCCATTTAGAGGGGAGGGTATCGAATGCTACTACATGATGTTACGTCGTAAGTTGAAGACGTTGActgatttgaagaggaaaataatggacgaattgaaattgaaccctgcttggtatgacatcaagattatttatcgtTGCCCACAAGAAGTTCTTCATGAACGGATAAATTATGGGTATATGGCGATTAAAGAAGATAAACATGTAAAGATGATGTTTAATAGGATCCAGAAAATGCCCCAAGTAAATGCTGCTGAGTTGTATGTAAGTTTGGAGGCGAGTGTAGACAACAGTACTGAGGTGGTGCAAGAAACATCTACGgctttacaatttacaaccCTAGATGATGGATGCACTACAATGGGAGGGTATGCAATGGGAGGTTATACGCTGTCATCTCAAGATTATGTTGCGAATACTGGTGGAACCCTCTACTCTCAAGAGACACATTTAGAggaggaagacgaagacgaagacgaagatcatgctgcgaatgatggtgaaaataatgatgatatggATCAGTACGAAGAGAGGATTGAGCGAGGTGACTTTGAGAACGATGTGGATGAGCATGAAGTCGTTCCtaattttgaagaggaaaatatggagtaCCATAATGAAGGTgatgcagatgatgatgatattggtGTCCAGCATGATACAGATACGACCACTGGCTACAGACCTCCTGCGGACTCATTCTACgcaaatacttgggaaaatatggttgatccttcacGTCTTCAGATACCATATCTTTGTACTTGGCAAGATGGGATgcatttttgtaaagggttgacttttgcaaataaagCTGCGGTGAAGCGTGCATTGATAATATATGCAGCAAAGGATAATAGAAATTTCTCCATCCAAAGGTCGAGCACAACTGAATTGTGCGCCGCATGCATTGACGACAATTGCAAGTGGTACGTTGGGGCATACATGAAGCCTAAATTCAATGGTCTGTGGATGGTCACGTCTTATGTGGGTCCACACAGTTGTATACCCTTTGGGCTGCGAAGAgatggtagaatgatggattctaattttgttgcatCAGAAATTGTGGGAAGATTGCGAAAAAAGCACACTGCTACTGTTGATGAGCTTTGGGAGATCATCCGTACTAAGTATGATCATgagctttcttactataaagtatgggacgcaaaacaaaaggcaattgctaagatttttggggattgggaggagtcttaccaaaggttgcGAAAGTTGTTGGCATACTTGGATCAGGATTCGGGTACCCAGTATAGCTATCACACCATACCTAAGCCATTAGAAGGTACTACGTTACTGCGCTATGTATATTGGGCATTCGCTCCATGCATTGCTGCATTCCAGTATTGCAGGCCAGTGATCAGTATTGATGGAACTCATTTATATGGTAAATACAAAGGGGTATTGATGATTGCAATGGCAACCGATGCTAATCAAAAGGTTTTGCCTATCGCCTTTGCTGTTGTGGACAAGGAGTCAGGGGctagttgggggtggtttttaGAGTGTCTCAGGACTTCGATAGAGCGTGTTATTGAAAACAAGGATATTTGCATTATTTCTGACCGACATAAAGGTATCAAATGCGCCATTCGAGAGTGGCCTAGAGGGCAAGGCGGAAGAGAACGGGTATATCATcgatattgccttcgacatgttgctagcaacttcaacacacATTTTAATAACCCGACTCTAAAGGCATTGGCCTTGAAAGCTGGATATGCGACTTGTGATGCTAAATTTGTGTCTATAATGCAAACCATTAAGGAGGCCGAGATTAATTTACTGAGGGGTGTAGACCCTACTGATCGCCGGATTATACGTTATATGCCATACACATATCTAATGAGTGAGGATGTAGACAAATGGACccagtcacatgatggtggAAGACGGTacggggcaatgacaaccaatatctCTGAGTGCTTTAATGGGGTTCTTAAAGGTGCCCGCGGTTTGCCAATTGCTGCAATGGTTGAGTTCACTTATTTTaaacttgttgcatatttccacgatcgacataaacaaattacttcTGATCTCTCTCGAGGTAAGGTGTGGAGTGATTATGCAATGGAGATCTATAGCAAAAATGAACAGAAAATTGCAGGACACACTCTGAGGAATTATAATCATGCAGAGGGTATATATCAAGTGGTTACCCCGTATAACGACCATAGAGCTGGAGGGGGAAATCACAGTCATGATGTGCGCGTATTTGATAGAACCTGTGGTTGTGGAAAGTGGCAAAACTTGaagatcccttgttcacatgcaattaaagttCTTAAAAGTCTGCATCTCGATGCGCCCAGCTACATTGACCCATGTTACAGTCTGAACAACGCCATTCTCACATATTCACATAattttgtggtgccaaagtcAGAGTCATTATGGACAGACGTTCGCGGACCACGGTGGGTGCCTGACCCACGATTGTTGCGGGCCAAAGGTCGTCCTACGATgtcaagaataaggaatgaaatggatgggGTACGGCGAGAACGGGGAAGCCGGAGGGAAGATCCGGAGTTGAGGGAGATTCAACCGAGGCAACGATGTGGAGTGTGTCATCAAGAGGGGCATAACCGTAGATGCTGTCCCAATTCCCATGGGGCTTCGACAAGTGGTAGTGCTATGAACTAG